The Pannonibacter sp. XCT-53 genome includes a region encoding these proteins:
- a CDS encoding di-heme oxidoreductase family protein, translated as MTRDVPAGLAVRRLARVTMVAAGLAVASLMIAPGQAIDLSHRTDLTDADRARVGEILRAPEDFSRPEAFEAMSAGAATSKKRINRDAFSHPTANLSFEEQQTFRIGNGIFRKLWVAAPSSTQASDGLGPLYNARSCQGCHLKDGRGQPPLPGDEAVSLFLRLSVPPRTDAEREALAARKIQSVPEPTYGGQFQTFAVTGLSGEGRMAITYEDIPVTLSGGEVVTLQKPVYAAVDLAYGPMQPDTMISPRVAPPMIGLGLLEAIHPGDILAKADPEDRDGDGISGRPNLVLDAETGETVPGRFGWKATTPTVRVQSAGAFSGDIGISTPDHPDPYGDCTTAQTACRALPTGEQERLGPTEAPDPVMDLVTFYSENLAVPARRKVDDPQVLRGKALFSTLGCASCHTPKYVTSREAANPAHRFQLIWPYTDLLLHDMGEGLADNRPDGDADGREWKTPPLWGIGLTETVSGHTRFLHDGRARSLLEAVLWHGGEAEAARDGVVGLAPDDRAALIRFLESL; from the coding sequence ATGACACGTGATGTTCCGGCCGGGCTTGCCGTGCGGCGACTGGCTCGGGTGACCATGGTAGCCGCAGGCCTGGCAGTCGCCTCTCTGATGATTGCGCCTGGGCAGGCAATCGACCTGTCCCACCGCACCGACCTCACGGATGCGGACCGGGCGCGGGTTGGCGAGATCCTGAGGGCTCCGGAGGATTTCTCCAGGCCCGAGGCTTTCGAGGCCATGAGCGCCGGGGCGGCGACGTCGAAGAAGCGCATCAACCGCGATGCCTTCTCGCATCCGACGGCCAATCTGAGTTTTGAAGAGCAGCAGACGTTCCGGATCGGCAACGGCATCTTCCGCAAGCTCTGGGTGGCAGCGCCCTCGTCAACACAGGCCTCCGACGGGCTGGGGCCGCTTTACAACGCCCGGTCCTGTCAGGGGTGTCACCTGAAGGATGGTCGCGGCCAGCCGCCGCTGCCGGGTGACGAGGCCGTGTCGCTGTTCCTGCGGCTCTCCGTGCCGCCGCGCACCGACGCCGAGCGGGAGGCGCTGGCGGCGCGCAAGATCCAGTCCGTGCCGGAGCCAACCTATGGCGGCCAGTTCCAGACCTTTGCCGTGACCGGCCTCTCCGGCGAAGGCCGGATGGCCATCACGTATGAAGACATCCCGGTGACCCTGAGCGGCGGCGAGGTCGTGACGCTGCAGAAGCCGGTCTATGCCGCCGTTGATCTCGCCTATGGCCCGATGCAGCCGGACACGATGATCTCGCCGCGCGTGGCGCCGCCGATGATCGGTCTGGGCCTCTTGGAGGCGATCCATCCGGGCGATATCCTGGCGAAGGCCGACCCGGAGGATCGCGACGGCGACGGGATTTCCGGCCGGCCGAACCTGGTGCTTGATGCTGAGACTGGCGAGACGGTGCCCGGCCGGTTTGGCTGGAAGGCGACGACGCCCACTGTCCGCGTCCAGAGTGCTGGCGCGTTTTCCGGCGACATCGGCATTTCAACGCCGGATCATCCCGACCCTTATGGCGACTGCACGACCGCGCAGACCGCCTGCCGCGCCCTGCCGACCGGCGAGCAGGAGCGGCTGGGGCCGACGGAAGCGCCCGATCCTGTGATGGATCTGGTCACCTTCTACTCGGAAAACCTCGCGGTGCCGGCGCGGCGCAAGGTGGATGACCCGCAAGTGCTGCGCGGCAAGGCGCTGTTCAGCACGCTGGGCTGCGCCTCCTGCCATACGCCGAAATACGTCACCTCGCGCGAGGCGGCCAATCCGGCGCACCGGTTCCAGCTGATCTGGCCCTACACCGACCTGTTGCTGCATGACATGGGCGAGGGGCTGGCGGACAACCGGCCGGACGGCGATGCGGATGGCCGCGAATGGAAGACGCCGCCGCTGTGGGGCATCGGCTTGACGGAAACGGTCAGCGGGCATACGCGTTTCCTCCATGACGGCCGCGCAAGGTCGCTGCTGGAGGCTGTGCTCTGGCATGGCGGCGAGGCTGAGGCCGCGCGCGACGGCGTCGTTGGCCTTGCGCCCGATGACCGCGCGGCGCTGATCCGCTTCCTGGAGTCGCTGTAA
- a CDS encoding imelysin family protein: MLKIPAALVALSLLTAGGARGETTVQPVQVGQPAQVAASYGDYVRSSLEGYIRPAMGRFASDAARLPDAVQGACAAGDDSAREEFRAVYGATLASFARIGFLRFGPLAEANRLERLAFLPDARGVAQRQVRRILADRDATATTAGQLAGKSVAVQGLTALQLVAFDEEGRVTLGGTGDPDAAFSCAYALAIAGNVASLAGDLARDWADPAGFSGELLAPGPDRPLLKSDKEAAELIFNAIVTGFVIVRDQDLLPALGSGPDSAKPGRLPFARSGFTLAYLSAEISGLAEALKAGGYERGLDSEGTWIPASLEFEFGNALKALARLREPMRVTLAEPETHAGLSYVALVLKGLRDTVALNLAGSLNLSGGFNALDGD; the protein is encoded by the coding sequence ATGCTGAAAATCCCCGCCGCGCTCGTTGCCCTGTCCCTGCTGACGGCCGGGGGCGCGCGTGGTGAAACGACTGTTCAGCCTGTTCAGGTCGGGCAGCCGGCTCAGGTTGCGGCCTCCTACGGGGATTATGTGCGTTCCAGCCTTGAGGGCTACATCCGCCCGGCCATGGGCCGGTTTGCCAGCGATGCGGCACGCCTTCCCGATGCCGTGCAAGGGGCCTGTGCCGCCGGCGATGACAGCGCCCGCGAGGAGTTCCGGGCCGTCTACGGGGCGACGCTGGCCTCCTTCGCCCGCATTGGTTTCCTCCGGTTCGGCCCGCTTGCCGAGGCCAACCGGCTGGAGCGGCTGGCCTTCCTGCCGGATGCGCGCGGCGTCGCCCAGCGGCAAGTGCGCAGGATCCTCGCCGACAGGGACGCGACCGCGACCACGGCAGGGCAGCTGGCGGGCAAGAGCGTCGCCGTGCAGGGGCTGACGGCACTCCAGCTCGTTGCCTTTGACGAGGAGGGGAGGGTGACCCTGGGCGGCACGGGCGATCCGGATGCGGCCTTTTCCTGTGCCTATGCGCTCGCCATTGCCGGCAATGTGGCCAGCCTTGCCGGGGATCTGGCCCGGGACTGGGCTGACCCGGCCGGTTTTTCCGGGGAGCTGCTTGCCCCCGGACCGGACCGGCCGCTGCTGAAAAGCGACAAGGAGGCGGCGGAGCTGATCTTCAACGCGATCGTCACCGGCTTCGTCATCGTCCGCGATCAGGATCTGTTGCCGGCGCTGGGCTCTGGTCCGGACAGTGCCAAGCCCGGACGCCTTCCCTTTGCCCGCTCCGGCTTCACGCTCGCCTATCTGTCGGCGGAGATCAGTGGGCTGGCGGAAGCGCTGAAGGCAGGCGGCTACGAGCGCGGCCTCGACAGTGAGGGGACCTGGATCCCGGCCTCGCTCGAATTCGAGTTCGGCAATGCGCTGAAGGCGTTGGCGCGCCTGCGCGAGCCGATGCGGGTGACCCTTGCCGAGCCGGAGACGCACGCCGGGCTGTCCTATGTCGCGCTCGTGCTGAAAGGCCTGCGCGACACGGTGGCGCTCAATCTCGCCGGGTCGCTGAACCTTTCCGGAGGCTTCAATGCGCTGGACGGGGACTGA
- a CDS encoding DUF1513 domain-containing protein, with translation MRWTGTEAAVLNRRSFLSGLAAAGLLPLLPHRTAAALGAGDPDEPLFASARRNADGRHAVAILTADGRDVLDVPLPDRGHGIALSPDRSRFVTFARRPGQFLMLVDREERQAPQVTSAEPGRHYYGHGVFSGDGRLVYAVENAFGPVGEETRGRVGVYDASGERLIRIGEFDTHGVGPHDILLAEKGRVLVVANGGIDTHPVTGRDMLNLDRMQPSIARIDAASGDLLGLFRLPPDLSQVSLRHMALDVAGSVWIGGQFEGDAGLTPPLVARLSREGGLSVVDVPEGLLKRLGNYVGSVAVNAPAGLVALSSPRGGHVLYLSAADGTPVGSHPIADVCGLAPLDDGFLVSDGAGGLAFGSGREPAAEPYARPAGVSWDNHMAAL, from the coding sequence ATGCGCTGGACGGGGACTGAGGCGGCGGTCCTGAACCGCCGCAGCTTTCTCTCCGGCCTTGCCGCAGCCGGTCTCCTGCCGCTGTTGCCGCATCGCACGGCGGCGGCCCTCGGGGCGGGCGATCCGGATGAGCCGCTTTTTGCCAGCGCGCGGCGCAATGCGGACGGACGCCATGCCGTCGCGATCCTGACGGCTGACGGGCGGGACGTGCTGGACGTGCCGCTGCCCGACCGTGGCCATGGCATCGCCCTGTCGCCGGACCGCAGCCGCTTCGTCACCTTCGCGCGCCGGCCGGGGCAGTTCCTGATGCTTGTCGACCGCGAAGAACGCCAGGCGCCACAGGTGACGAGCGCTGAACCCGGGCGTCACTATTACGGCCACGGGGTGTTTTCTGGCGACGGCCGGCTGGTCTATGCGGTCGAGAACGCATTCGGGCCCGTGGGCGAGGAAACGCGCGGCCGCGTCGGCGTCTATGATGCAAGCGGGGAGCGCCTCATCCGGATCGGCGAGTTCGACACCCATGGCGTCGGGCCGCATGACATCCTGCTGGCCGAGAAAGGCCGGGTGCTGGTGGTCGCCAATGGCGGTATCGACACGCATCCGGTCACGGGGCGCGACATGCTCAATCTCGACCGGATGCAGCCGTCGATCGCCCGCATCGATGCTGCGAGCGGGGATCTGCTCGGGCTGTTCCGGCTGCCGCCGGACCTGTCTCAAGTGTCACTGCGCCACATGGCGCTGGATGTGGCCGGATCAGTCTGGATCGGCGGACAGTTCGAGGGCGACGCGGGATTGACCCCGCCCCTGGTCGCCAGACTGTCCCGGGAGGGCGGCCTGTCGGTGGTGGATGTGCCCGAGGGATTGCTGAAGCGGCTCGGCAACTATGTCGGCTCGGTGGCGGTGAATGCACCGGCCGGGCTCGTCGCCCTGTCCAGTCCGCGCGGCGGCCATGTGCTTTATCTGTCGGCCGCTGACGGAACGCCGGTCGGCAGCCATCCGATTGCGGATGTCTGCGGGCTGGCCCCGCTCGACGACGGGTTCCTGGTTTCCGATGGTGCGGGTGGTCTCGCCTTTGGGTCGGGCCGCGAACCGGCGGCCGAGCCCTATGCCCGGCCGGCCGGCGTGTCCTGGGACAATCACATGGCTGCGCTGTAA
- a CDS encoding FecCD family ABC transporter permease yields MTVSLESEAAAAVPGEQHRLWPVLLTGVVGLGLLVLAILTAVAVGAISVPLGDVAGIVANKLLPGSVTKTWTAAREAIVWDIRFPRALLAALVGAGLAVTGAVLQSVTRNPLADPHLLGISSGAAFGAILALLHTGLFLGLLTVPLLAFAGALVATAIVLGVVKVARAGSPDRLVLAGVAVSFIIMALANILIFLADPKATHTVVFWMLGGLGLAQWNHLIYPLAVLVPCGLWLWFKAGALNAVTLGDETASTLGVPVTRLRLSVFVAGALVTGVCVAFSGIIGFVGLMMPHLVRLIAGGDNARVIPLSALAGALFLILADICARVIMAPEDMPIGIVTGLVGGVFFIWLMARER; encoded by the coding sequence TCCTCGTCCTTGCCATCCTGACCGCCGTCGCCGTGGGGGCCATTTCCGTGCCCCTCGGCGATGTCGCCGGGATCGTGGCCAACAAGCTCTTGCCCGGCTCCGTGACCAAGACCTGGACAGCGGCCCGGGAAGCGATTGTCTGGGACATCCGCTTCCCCCGGGCGCTGCTCGCCGCCCTCGTCGGGGCAGGACTTGCGGTCACCGGCGCGGTGCTGCAGTCGGTCACCCGCAACCCCCTCGCGGATCCGCACCTGCTCGGCATTTCGTCGGGCGCGGCCTTCGGCGCGATCCTGGCGCTGCTGCACACGGGGCTGTTCCTTGGCCTCCTGACCGTGCCGCTGCTGGCCTTTGCCGGTGCGCTGGTGGCAACCGCCATCGTGCTGGGCGTGGTGAAGGTCGCCCGCGCCGGCTCGCCGGACCGGCTGGTGCTGGCGGGCGTCGCCGTCTCCTTCATCATCATGGCGCTGGCCAACATCCTGATCTTCCTGGCTGACCCGAAGGCCACCCACACGGTGGTGTTCTGGATGCTGGGCGGGCTTGGCCTCGCGCAATGGAACCACCTGATCTACCCGCTTGCGGTGCTGGTGCCCTGCGGCCTGTGGCTGTGGTTCAAGGCCGGCGCGCTCAACGCCGTTACCCTGGGCGACGAGACCGCCTCGACCCTTGGCGTCCCTGTCACGCGGCTCCGCCTGTCGGTGTTTGTCGCCGGAGCGCTCGTCACGGGGGTCTGCGTCGCCTTCTCCGGCATCATCGGCTTCGTCGGCCTGATGATGCCGCATCTGGTGCGCCTGATTGCCGGGGGCGACAATGCCCGCGTCATCCCGCTGTCGGCGCTGGCCGGAGCCCTGTTCCTGATCCTCGCCGACATCTGCGCGCGCGTGATCATGGCGCCCGAGGACATGCCCATCGGCATCGTCACCGGCCTCGTCGGCGGGGTGTTCTTCATCTGGCTGATGGCGCGGGAGCGCTAG